One genomic window of Candidatus Kuenenia stuttgartiensis includes the following:
- a CDS encoding RnfABCDGE type electron transport complex subunit D, whose amino-acid sequence MTNTTQSVTPLIVSSSPHMRDNDSISHIMWTVVLSLLPAGFAAIFVFGYYVLFVIGLCCLTALVTEIVISLMKKQPAFAMIKDGSAIVTAILLAYTLPPGAPWYVPVVGSFFAIAVVKHSFGGLGNNIWNPALAARAFLQVAYPVSVNSDWRFFSDPGAMNVLKNITSTGESGLLLDAVTRATPLAKESGAELYNFYQLLIGSVPGCIGETSAIALLAGGLYLLYKKCIKWYVPVAYLLTVFVVSIFLPPRTITPWANNPFYHLFAGGLFLGAFFMATDMVTTPLTKKGMLIFSVGAGLLTILIRFYSGYPEGVCYSILIMNTATPLIDRFTKPRLYGSKVKK is encoded by the coding sequence ATGACAAATACTACTCAGAGCGTAACTCCTTTAATCGTCAGTTCATCGCCTCATATGAGAGACAATGACAGCATTTCTCATATCATGTGGACTGTCGTTCTCTCTTTACTTCCTGCAGGATTCGCTGCCATTTTTGTTTTTGGTTATTATGTCCTCTTTGTTATTGGTTTATGTTGCCTTACTGCTCTCGTCACGGAAATTGTCATTTCACTTATGAAAAAGCAGCCTGCTTTTGCAATGATTAAGGATGGCAGCGCCATTGTTACCGCCATCTTGCTTGCTTATACATTGCCTCCAGGCGCTCCGTGGTATGTCCCTGTGGTAGGATCGTTTTTTGCGATCGCTGTTGTTAAACACTCTTTTGGTGGTTTAGGGAATAATATATGGAATCCTGCACTTGCTGCACGCGCTTTTTTGCAGGTGGCATATCCTGTTTCGGTAAATTCAGATTGGCGATTCTTTTCAGATCCGGGCGCAATGAATGTATTGAAAAACATTACCAGTACGGGGGAAAGCGGCCTGCTTCTGGATGCGGTAACCAGGGCAACCCCTCTTGCAAAGGAATCCGGGGCAGAATTATATAATTTTTACCAGTTGTTGATTGGCAGTGTGCCGGGTTGTATTGGAGAGACCTCCGCGATTGCGCTGCTTGCAGGGGGATTATACCTTCTGTATAAAAAATGTATAAAATGGTACGTGCCTGTTGCGTATCTTTTGACCGTTTTTGTCGTATCGATTTTTCTGCCTCCTCGTACAATTACCCCATGGGCAAATAACCCTTTTTACCATTTATTTGCCGGAGGCCTCTTTTTGGGCGCATTTTTTATGGCGACAGACATGGTAACCACTCCTCTTACAAAAAAAGGGATGTTAATTTTTTCTGTTGGGGCGGGGTTATTAACTATTTTAATCCGGTTTTATTCAGGTTATCCCGAGGGCGTTTGTTATTCAATTCTGATCATGAATACTGCGACTCCTCTTATTGACCGATTCACAAAACCACGCCTTTATGGTTCAAAAGTAAAAAAATAG
- a CDS encoding FMN-binding protein, with translation MKKKVQYPVVLTIVTLLASIGVSSTYLTTKEKIREKESEVRTRALFTVLPGIDETPEEISPPNTKNQDKIYKGVNGEGELIGYAASGEAQGYSSRINVMVGLDSNLEKILGIDIISQRETPGLGTKMVEKESSDTLLSVLMSFFGKTSGVDHGKIQQLPEFNMHQGKEGNNSGNGAATELRPWFQEQFKDKTYNQLVVSKVADKEKITAITGATISTNAAVKAVQNAIEKIKIELQEYTWQIK, from the coding sequence ATGAAAAAAAAAGTCCAATACCCGGTAGTTCTAACGATTGTTACCCTTCTGGCATCAATTGGTGTTTCCTCAACGTACCTGACTACGAAAGAAAAAATAAGGGAAAAAGAGTCGGAGGTTCGCACCAGGGCGCTCTTTACGGTGCTTCCCGGCATTGATGAAACACCGGAAGAAATTTCTCCGCCCAATACAAAGAATCAGGACAAAATATACAAGGGCGTAAATGGTGAAGGGGAATTGATAGGATATGCGGCAAGCGGTGAAGCGCAGGGATATTCAAGCAGAATAAATGTAATGGTGGGGCTCGATTCAAATCTGGAAAAAATTCTCGGAATCGATATCATCTCACAGCGGGAAACACCTGGCCTCGGCACGAAAATGGTAGAAAAGGAAAGCTCTGATACTTTATTGAGCGTTTTAATGAGTTTTTTCGGGAAAACTTCAGGGGTTGACCATGGGAAAATCCAACAATTGCCTGAATTTAACATGCATCAGGGAAAAGAAGGCAATAATTCCGGGAATGGAGCGGCAACGGAACTGCGTCCATGGTTTCAGGAACAATTTAAAGATAAGACATATAATCAACTGGTAGTTTCCAAAGTTGCGGATAAAGAAAAAATTACAGCAATCACGGGAGCGACCATCTCTACAAATGCCGCAGTAAAAGCGGTACAGAATGCAATCGAAAAAATCAAAATCGAATTGCAGGAATATACCTGGCAAATCAAGTGA
- a CDS encoding SNF2-related protein produces the protein MQITPYHAKYFAFELTKRSSSDSLQKLASSLLDAQVDLNPHQVEAALFAFHSPLSKGAILADEVGLGKTIEAGLVISQKWAERKRKILVIVPSNLRKQWNQELLDKFYLSSLILETPSFNQEIKKGNLNPFNQNEIIICSYHFARAKDVYIKNIPWDLVVIDEAHRLRNVYKPSNKIATAVKNAVAHAPKMLLTATPLQNSLLELYGLVSIIDDYTFGDLKSYKNQFARLANENDFHNLKERLKPICIRTLRRQVLEYVKYTNRMAITQEFVPSPDEQRLYDLVSAYLQRENLFALPPGQRQLMTLILRKLLASSTFAISGTLDALAIKLENIVTTKGRQEDIEQIVSQDFESYDEIKDEWEDAEEENQPVTETKEELYTPEEIKNIKKEINDLKGFQYLARSITRNSKGEVLLTALKKGFAEIERLGGNKKAIIFTESTRTQEYLNSILENTEHKDRIVLFNGSNNDQKSKEIYKKWIERHLGTDRITGSKSADKRAAIVDYFRDEAVILIATEAAAEGINLQFCSLVVNYDLPWNPQRIEQRIGRCHRYGQKFDVVVVNFLNKSNAADQRVYQLLKEKFKLFDGIFGASDEVLGSIESGVNFEKRIAQIYQHCRTSGEIQSLFDQLQKELEEQIEDRMKDARNNLLENFDEEVHEKLRVNLQESKEYLSKYEYWLWEITKHYLEPYADFAIDEHSFILRENPFVDEKIHPGPYKLGKNIDDVNIYRVGHPLAQRIIEKTKSLSLVVQELAFNYSDSIKKINILESLIAKSGWLSVINLTINSFETEDQILLCSVTDEGTELDIEQCKRLFSLPASKSPLLGGDSGVGSHVKNLINQIAQKQQAEILQMNAVRNAGFFDTEMEKLDRWAEDVKSSMEIELKELDKEIKCRKTEAKKILNLEEKVTAHRQIKEMEKKRNTMRLNLYQTQDDVDNRKERLIDEIEARLKQKIEKAELFTVRWKLI, from the coding sequence ATGCAAATAACGCCTTACCACGCAAAATATTTTGCTTTTGAGCTTACAAAACGCAGTTCTTCAGATAGTTTGCAAAAGCTGGCTTCTTCTCTTTTAGACGCCCAGGTAGACTTAAATCCGCATCAGGTCGAGGCTGCTTTATTTGCCTTCCATTCCCCGCTTTCAAAGGGTGCTATACTGGCGGACGAGGTAGGTCTGGGGAAAACCATCGAGGCCGGTCTGGTTATATCTCAAAAATGGGCTGAAAGAAAACGGAAAATTCTGGTTATAGTGCCATCAAACCTTCGTAAGCAATGGAATCAGGAATTACTGGATAAATTCTACCTTTCATCACTTATACTGGAAACGCCTTCTTTTAATCAGGAAATTAAAAAAGGAAACTTAAACCCCTTCAACCAGAACGAAATAATCATTTGCTCATACCATTTTGCAAGGGCTAAAGATGTTTATATCAAAAATATCCCTTGGGACTTAGTGGTCATCGATGAAGCACATAGATTAAGAAACGTTTATAAGCCGTCAAATAAAATTGCCACTGCCGTCAAAAATGCCGTAGCCCACGCTCCAAAAATGCTGCTTACCGCAACGCCGCTCCAAAATTCTTTGTTAGAACTCTATGGTTTAGTCAGTATCATTGATGATTATACCTTTGGTGATTTAAAGAGTTATAAAAATCAGTTTGCCAGATTAGCGAATGAAAATGATTTCCATAATCTTAAAGAAAGACTAAAACCCATTTGTATAAGGACGCTCCGCAGGCAGGTATTAGAATATGTAAAATACACCAATAGAATGGCAATAACGCAAGAGTTTGTCCCGTCTCCTGATGAACAAAGGCTTTATGACCTGGTTTCAGCCTATTTACAAAGGGAAAATTTATTTGCACTTCCGCCAGGTCAAAGACAACTCATGACGTTAATTTTGAGGAAATTATTGGCATCGTCAACCTTTGCTATTTCAGGGACATTAGACGCCCTTGCAATAAAACTTGAAAATATCGTAACTACCAAGGGGCGACAGGAAGACATTGAGCAGATAGTGTCTCAGGATTTTGAATCTTATGATGAAATTAAGGATGAATGGGAGGATGCTGAAGAAGAAAATCAACCCGTTACTGAAACAAAGGAAGAACTTTACACTCCAGAGGAAATCAAAAACATCAAAAAGGAAATCAACGACCTGAAGGGATTTCAATATCTTGCCAGGTCTATTACCCGAAATTCAAAGGGAGAGGTTCTCCTGACCGCCCTGAAAAAAGGTTTTGCTGAAATAGAACGTCTGGGTGGTAATAAAAAAGCCATCATATTTACCGAATCTACAAGAACACAAGAATATCTGAATAGCATCTTAGAAAATACTGAGCACAAGGACAGGATAGTTTTATTTAACGGCTCGAACAACGATCAGAAATCCAAAGAAATCTATAAAAAATGGATCGAGAGGCATCTTGGCACAGACAGAATCACAGGCTCAAAAAGTGCCGATAAGCGGGCTGCAATAGTAGATTATTTCAGAGATGAGGCAGTCATCCTGATAGCCACAGAAGCCGCCGCAGAAGGTATTAACCTGCAATTTTGCTCTCTGGTAGTAAATTATGACTTACCCTGGAATCCTCAACGTATCGAACAAAGAATCGGGCGATGCCACCGGTATGGGCAAAAGTTTGATGTGGTTGTCGTAAATTTCCTAAATAAGAGTAATGCCGCAGACCAGAGGGTTTATCAGTTATTGAAAGAAAAATTCAAGCTTTTTGACGGCATTTTCGGGGCAAGCGATGAAGTATTGGGTAGTATTGAATCAGGTGTTAATTTTGAAAAACGGATTGCACAGATTTACCAGCATTGCAGAACTTCGGGAGAAATACAGTCCTTATTTGACCAGTTACAAAAGGAACTGGAAGAACAGATTGAAGACCGTATGAAAGACGCCAGAAATAATTTGTTAGAAAATTTCGATGAGGAGGTACATGAAAAATTACGCGTTAATTTACAGGAGAGTAAAGAATATTTGTCCAAGTATGAATATTGGTTATGGGAAATTACTAAACACTACCTTGAACCTTACGCTGATTTCGCTATAGACGAGCATTCTTTTATTTTACGTGAAAACCCTTTTGTTGACGAAAAGATACATCCTGGCCCCTACAAACTGGGAAAGAATATTGACGACGTAAACATTTATAGAGTTGGGCATCCTTTGGCTCAGCGTATTATCGAAAAAACAAAGTCTTTATCATTAGTAGTTCAGGAGTTAGCATTTAATTACTCAGACTCTATCAAGAAAATAAATATTTTAGAGTCCCTTATAGCAAAGTCGGGCTGGTTATCTGTAATTAACTTAACAATTAATTCGTTTGAAACTGAAGATCAAATTTTGTTATGTAGCGTGACAGATGAAGGTACAGAATTGGATATTGAGCAATGCAAAAGGCTATTTTCCCTTCCCGCATCAAAAAGTCCCCTCTTGGGAGGGGATTCAGGGGTGGGTTCTCATGTTAAAAATCTCATAAATCAAATAGCCCAAAAACAGCAAGCCGAAATCCTGCAAATGAATGCTGTACGTAATGCAGGTTTCTTCGATACAGAGATGGAAAAATTAGACAGATGGGCAGAAGATGTGAAAAGCAGCATGGAAATTGAATTGAAAGAATTGGATAAAGAGATAAAATGCCGAAAGACAGAAGCCAAAAAAATCCTCAATCTTGAAGAGAAGGTAACGGCACACAGGCAGATAAAGGAAATGGAAAAGAAACGAAACACCATGCGTTTAAATTTGTATCAGACACAGGATGACGTAGATAACAGGAAGGAAAGATTGATAGATGAGATAGAGGCACGCTTAAAACAAAAGATTGAAAAAGCAGAATTGTTTACCGTTAGATGGAAACTTATTTAA
- the scpB gene encoding SMC-Scp complex subunit ScpB produces the protein MKNIEEIKPIVEALLFSAEEPLSSKKICNIIDDVDAALIKEAITLLQQEYNQQGRAFQIEEIAGGFQLYTLPEYHEWISKLRKKSAETKLSSASLETLAIIAYKQPVLRADVESIRGVQSGQIIRLLMEKDLVKVVGRDESLGHPLLYGTTKKFLEHFGLKNIKDLPKAEELAAP, from the coding sequence ATGAAAAACATTGAAGAAATAAAACCCATTGTTGAAGCGTTGCTGTTTTCTGCGGAAGAACCTCTTTCCAGCAAAAAAATATGTAACATTATCGATGATGTTGACGCCGCCCTCATAAAGGAAGCCATTACTTTACTGCAACAAGAATATAATCAGCAGGGGAGGGCATTCCAGATTGAAGAGATTGCAGGCGGCTTCCAACTCTACACACTGCCTGAGTATCACGAATGGATATCGAAACTGCGTAAAAAATCGGCTGAAACAAAACTTTCTTCGGCCTCACTGGAAACACTTGCAATCATTGCATACAAACAGCCTGTATTGCGGGCTGATGTTGAGTCTATCCGCGGCGTTCAATCAGGTCAAATCATAAGACTACTAATGGAAAAAGACCTTGTTAAGGTAGTTGGGAGGGACGAATCTCTTGGACACCCTTTATTATACGGCACTACAAAGAAATTTCTTGAACATTTCGGCTTAAAAAACATTAAGGATCTGCCAAAGGCAGAGGAATTAGCAGCGCCATAA
- the rsxC gene encoding electron transport complex subunit RsxC yields MNTFAGGIHPKEDGKVLTSEISEICSPIPKKVYLFMNQHIGAPAKPIVNKGDQVKIGQLIGEAHGFVSSNIHASVCGKVVDVSPYPHPVAGAKSLAVVIENSGEEEWAETLNVEQDTENITPEEIRQRVFSAGIVGLGGATFPTHVKLTPPKDKTIDTIVMNGAECEPYLTCDHYVMRNNANEVLEGLRLVMKCIGCKKAHIGIEANKKDVYELLKNTLAGDPSIKIDLLEVKYPQGAEHQLIKALLRREFKPTQLPMEAGAVVINVATAFAINNAVKYKRPLIERIITVTGNGVNKPQNLRVRIGTPVRDLLEITGTSVGLNKIIFGGPMMGIAQGSIDNAVTIKGTGGILVLKNQPHYESHACIRCGRCIVSCPYGLNPSELSIMGESMNISLALENNVLECKECGCCTYICPAKRPIVHHIKFTKALIAKQKTKK; encoded by the coding sequence TTGAATACTTTTGCAGGGGGGATACATCCCAAAGAGGATGGAAAAGTGCTTACTTCTGAAATAAGTGAGATTTGCTCCCCGATTCCAAAAAAAGTATATCTGTTTATGAATCAACACATTGGCGCGCCGGCAAAACCCATTGTCAACAAAGGGGATCAGGTAAAAATCGGACAGTTAATTGGCGAGGCGCATGGTTTTGTTTCCTCCAACATACATGCTTCCGTTTGCGGCAAGGTCGTTGATGTGTCGCCATATCCGCATCCTGTCGCCGGTGCAAAGTCTCTGGCGGTAGTTATCGAGAATTCCGGCGAGGAAGAATGGGCTGAGACGTTAAACGTTGAACAGGACACTGAAAATATCACCCCGGAAGAGATCAGACAAAGGGTTTTCTCCGCCGGTATTGTAGGACTTGGCGGCGCAACATTCCCCACACACGTAAAACTTACTCCCCCAAAAGATAAAACGATAGATACTATCGTGATGAACGGGGCGGAATGCGAGCCATATCTTACCTGCGATCATTACGTTATGCGTAACAATGCAAATGAAGTCCTTGAGGGATTGCGGCTTGTTATGAAATGCATTGGTTGTAAAAAAGCGCATATCGGCATTGAAGCGAATAAAAAAGACGTCTACGAATTATTGAAAAATACCCTGGCTGGAGATCCTTCCATTAAAATAGATTTATTGGAAGTAAAATACCCTCAGGGTGCAGAACATCAGCTTATTAAAGCATTATTACGTCGTGAATTCAAACCCACTCAACTCCCCATGGAGGCAGGCGCTGTCGTTATAAATGTTGCAACGGCGTTTGCAATCAATAATGCGGTGAAATATAAGCGTCCTTTGATCGAAAGAATAATTACGGTAACGGGGAATGGAGTCAATAAACCTCAAAATTTGCGCGTCCGCATTGGAACGCCAGTCCGGGATTTATTAGAAATCACCGGAACCTCTGTTGGCCTCAATAAGATTATCTTTGGGGGTCCAATGATGGGCATTGCGCAGGGGAGCATCGATAACGCCGTGACGATTAAGGGAACGGGTGGAATTCTTGTTCTGAAAAACCAGCCGCACTATGAATCTCATGCATGTATACGGTGCGGGCGGTGCATCGTCAGTTGCCCATACGGACTCAACCCAAGCGAGTTAAGTATTATGGGGGAATCCATGAATATTTCCCTTGCGTTGGAGAATAATGTTCTTGAATGCAAAGAATGCGGCTGTTGCACTTATATTTGCCCTGCAAAACGGCCTATTGTGCATCACATCAAATTTACAAAGGCCCTTATTGCAAAACAAAAAACAAAGAAATAG